The window CATGGTCCCCACCCAGTTCCACCGGCTCCTCGCGCTGCCCCAGGAGGTCAAGGACGCGTACGACGTGTCCTCCATGCGGCACGCCATCCACGGCGCCGCCCCCTGCCCCGACCACGTCAAACGGGCGATGATCGACTGGTGGGGCCGGTGCGTGGAGGAGTACTACGCGGCCAGCGAGGGCGGGGGCGCCTTCGCGACGGCCGAGGACTGGCTCAAGAGGCCGGGAACGGTCGGCAAGGCCTGGCCGATCAGCGAACTCGCCATCTTCGACGACGACGCGCGGCGGCTGGCACCCGGCGAACTGGGGACCGTCTACATCAAGATGAACACCGGCGGTTTCAGCTACCACAAGGACGAGGGCAAGACGCGCAAGAACCGCATCGGCGACTTCTTCACGGTCGGAGACCTCGGCCTGATGGACGAGGAGGGCTACCTCTTCCTCCGCGACCGCAAGATCGACATGATCATCTCGGGTGGCGTCAACATCTACCCGGCCGAGATCGAGTCCGCCCTGCTCACGCACCCCGCCGTCGCCGACGCCGCCGCCTTCGGCATCCCGCACGCCGACTGGGGCGAGGAGGTCAAGGCCGTCATCGAACCCGCCGAGGGCTTCGAGGCGGGTGACGCGCTGGCCGCCGAGATCCTCCACCACTGCGAGCGGCAACTGGCCGGCTACAAGCGCCCCAAGAGCGTGGACTTCATCGAGACCATGCCGCGCGACCCCAACGGCAAGCTGTACAAGCGCCGGCTGCGCGACCCGTACTGGGAGGGCCACGCGCGCGCGATGTGAACCGTCCGGGCCGTCCGCCGGACCCCTGGCCGCCGCGAACCGTCCCGGGGCGCCGGCCGTCCGCCGGGGCGGCCGTACGGTTGCTCGCCACGCCCGGGGATTTCGTGAGAAATGCCACGTCAAGGCCCTGAGGGCAGGGGTTGGGCCGCACCGGGCGGACACTTCTGGCAACTTGGCTGATATGAGTACGGCAACGCACAGATCGCCCCTGACCGACTGGACCGTCGTGGTCCCCGTGGTGGCCCTGATCGCCCTCGTCTTCAGTTGGGGACGCGATCTGCCCGGACTCGCCGTGGTGCTCGTCTCCCTCTGCCTCGGCGGCGCCGTGCTCGCGGCGGTCCACCACGCCGAGGTCGTGGCCCACCGGGTGGGCGAACCGTTCGGTTCCCTGGTCCTCGCCGTCGCCGTCACCGTCATCGAAGTGGCGCTGATCGTCACGCTGATGGCCGACGGCGGCCCCAAGACCGCCTCCCTGGCCCGGGACACCGTCTTCGCGGCCGTCATG of the Streptomyces sp. NBC_01426 genome contains:
- a CDS encoding acyl-CoA synthetase; this encodes MSDGQPPNGFWAQAAADPDRTVLITPEGETWTAARLHADVNRLVHGLRAAGLEKGDVFAVVLPNGVEFFTAYLAASQAGFYLVPVNHHLVGPEIAWIVSDSGAKVLIAHERFADAATAAADEAGLPASGRYAVGTVKGFRPYAHLLDGQPGTPPSDRTLGWVMNYTSGTTGRPRGIRRPLPGKLPEETYLGGFLGIFGIRPFDDNVHLVCSPLYHTAVLQFAGASLHIGHPLVLMDKWTPREMLRLIDHHACTHTHMVPTQFHRLLALPQEVKDAYDVSSMRHAIHGAAPCPDHVKRAMIDWWGRCVEEYYAASEGGGAFATAEDWLKRPGTVGKAWPISELAIFDDDARRLAPGELGTVYIKMNTGGFSYHKDEGKTRKNRIGDFFTVGDLGLMDEEGYLFLRDRKIDMIISGGVNIYPAEIESALLTHPAVADAAAFGIPHADWGEEVKAVIEPAEGFEAGDALAAEILHHCERQLAGYKRPKSVDFIETMPRDPNGKLYKRRLRDPYWEGHARAM